The following coding sequences lie in one Bacillus sp. BGMRC 2118 genomic window:
- a CDS encoding S8 family serine peptidase: MMKKKLISGALTATLSAAAFLGSFGVSAHAQSVEKDYLVVFKNEASLPSNYLDVIKKHGGEVEKSLPKLGAVKVSSDNPEFLAEMKKNSAVLDVGSENLLYPEAPAAVEAIDRDFVSSEANDLYNTYQWDIKQVTNNGASWKMEGGTGESTNGKDIVVAVVDTGIDYTHPDLKKNYAYGKSFVPGYPDAMDQNGHGTHVAGSIAGNGRVLGIGPELKVAAYRVFGPTGGASTSDIADALMTAADDNVDVVNMSLGGYDWFQNPDYATKDTVADVRLFNRAIQYAINKGVTVVGSAGNNGVDLSSPGKLSGDDNGATHRSPSSQTMIRVAASGEANNLTYYSNYGVGKIDVIAPGGDYGLKWLETGNTADRDRNKLALSTVPGGYAFYAGTSMAAPKAAGLAGVIIAKHGKDVLSPSQVKHIIQNSADDWFKPGYDGESGFGAINAVNALD; encoded by the coding sequence ATGATGAAAAAGAAACTGATTTCAGGTGCGTTAACAGCTACATTAAGTGCTGCCGCTTTCCTAGGAAGCTTCGGGGTGAGTGCACATGCACAATCTGTAGAAAAGGATTACTTAGTTGTATTTAAGAACGAAGCAAGTCTTCCATCAAATTACTTGGATGTAATTAAGAAGCACGGTGGTGAAGTAGAGAAATCTTTACCGAAATTAGGTGCAGTGAAAGTCAGCTCAGATAACCCAGAATTTTTAGCAGAAATGAAAAAAAATAGTGCAGTATTGGATGTTGGTTCTGAGAACCTTTTGTATCCTGAGGCTCCAGCTGCGGTAGAGGCAATAGATAGAGATTTTGTTTCGTCTGAAGCAAATGATTTATATAACACGTACCAATGGGATATTAAGCAAGTAACGAACAATGGTGCTTCATGGAAAATGGAAGGTGGAACAGGAGAATCTACGAATGGTAAGGATATTGTAGTAGCAGTTGTAGATACTGGAATTGATTATACTCATCCGGATCTTAAAAAGAACTATGCATATGGAAAATCGTTTGTACCTGGTTATCCGGATGCAATGGACCAAAATGGACACGGAACTCACGTAGCTGGCTCTATTGCAGGAAATGGCCGAGTACTTGGTATCGGACCTGAGTTAAAAGTAGCTGCCTATCGTGTATTCGGTCCAACAGGCGGAGCATCTACTTCTGATATTGCAGATGCTTTAATGACAGCTGCTGATGACAATGTTGATGTTGTAAACATGTCACTTGGAGGCTATGATTGGTTCCAAAACCCTGACTATGCAACGAAGGACACTGTTGCGGATGTTCGTTTATTTAATCGTGCCATTCAATATGCAATTAATAAGGGTGTAACTGTTGTTGGATCTGCAGGAAACAACGGTGTAGACCTATCAAGCCCTGGTAAGCTATCAGGAGATGACAATGGAGCAACACACAGAAGCCCTAGCAGTCAAACGATGATCCGTGTAGCAGCTAGTGGAGAAGCAAACAACCTAACGTATTATTCAAACTATGGAGTAGGAAAAATTGACGTTATTGCTCCAGGTGGAGATTACGGCCTAAAATGGTTAGAAACAGGAAACACAGCAGACCGAGACCGAAACAAACTTGCTCTATCCACTGTTCCAGGTGGCTATGCATTTTATGCAGGAACGTCAATGGCAGCACCAAAAGCAGCTGGTTTGGCAGGTGTCATTATCGCGAAGCACGGTAAAGATGTATTATCACCATCACAAGTAAAACACATTATTCAAAACTCAGCGGATGACTGGTTCAAACCAGGTTATGACGGAGAGTCTGGATTTGGAGCAATTAATGCAGTTAATGCGCTAGATTAA
- a CDS encoding MFS transporter has protein sequence MYSFIIGIVLIAFNLRPAITSLGPLVGMIQEDVGLAHWSTGLLMSLPLIVFAIMSPVVPRLAAKFTNEVTLIIGLASLVIGISIRSIPDTFFLFAGTLLAGLGIAIGNVLLPAVVKERFPEKFGLMTSVYSTSMGLIASLASGISVPLAVNLNLGWQGAQVVWGIPVVIAIIVWALLVKNNKRTQGGHVRQETDSKKKIWNSPLAWQLAIFMGFQSFLFYVTISWLPEILHSHGISIETAGWLLSFTQLVGLPASFLVPVLAGRVKSQVYLSFTLGLLSILGYTGLLVGSSYPVLIVSIILIGLALGGSFPLALTYIGLRTRNGQQASALSGMTQSTGYVLAAVGPLFIGFLFDLTHVWTTPLITLIIVSCIVMVFGMLSGRNRYV, from the coding sequence ATGTATTCTTTCATTATTGGAATAGTATTGATCGCCTTTAATCTACGTCCAGCTATTACATCTCTAGGGCCTTTAGTTGGCATGATTCAAGAGGATGTTGGCCTTGCCCACTGGAGTACCGGGCTATTAATGAGTTTGCCCCTAATCGTATTTGCGATAATGTCACCTGTTGTACCAAGACTGGCTGCGAAGTTTACAAACGAGGTTACGCTAATTATAGGGTTGGCTTCTCTCGTCATCGGGATTTCGATTCGTTCCATTCCTGACACCTTCTTTCTTTTTGCCGGAACCCTATTGGCCGGATTAGGAATTGCAATAGGGAATGTTCTCTTGCCTGCCGTTGTAAAGGAACGGTTTCCTGAAAAGTTTGGACTCATGACAAGTGTATACTCTACATCAATGGGATTAATTGCTTCGCTAGCATCAGGAATTAGTGTTCCCTTAGCCGTAAATCTCAATCTCGGATGGCAGGGAGCCCAAGTTGTATGGGGGATTCCCGTTGTCATTGCAATCATCGTATGGGCTCTCCTCGTAAAAAATAATAAAAGAACACAAGGTGGCCATGTACGACAAGAGACTGATTCTAAGAAAAAAATATGGAACTCCCCACTTGCCTGGCAGCTTGCGATTTTCATGGGCTTTCAGTCATTTTTATTTTATGTAACAATATCCTGGTTACCTGAAATTTTACACAGTCACGGAATCAGTATAGAAACAGCAGGCTGGTTGTTGTCTTTTACACAGTTAGTCGGCTTACCTGCCAGTTTCTTAGTACCAGTTTTGGCAGGTCGAGTAAAATCACAAGTATATCTGTCATTTACCTTAGGCTTATTATCCATACTCGGATATACCGGATTATTAGTAGGCTCAAGCTATCCTGTATTAATTGTGAGTATTATCCTAATTGGACTCGCCTTAGGAGGTAGCTTCCCATTAGCACTTACCTACATAGGACTTCGAACTCGAAATGGACAACAGGCTTCTGCATTATCAGGAATGACACAATCAACAGGCTATGTGTTGGCAGCAGTTGGCCCCCTTTTCATCGGATTTTTGTTTGATTTAACTCACGTATGGACAACACCTCTAATTACACTAATTATTGTCTCATGTATCGTCATGGTCTTCGGAATGTTGTCTGGAAGAAATCGATACGTTTAA
- a CDS encoding HAMP domain-containing histidine kinase has protein sequence MKLGNKINLYTTVMFLCLLILLNTTIYFTFSKMMYGSELERINAEVLHAHNGISQQPVTDILRAYMPIDGMLQVVNGNGRTIAAVVDPDQQYLREINVIFYQKQVKEIVQHNGVSHAFVAIPIIWSNGEIADLQVTRSLQQTDEMIQTLRIVLFIVTLLATIPVLISSKLLSNLITYPITSMIQTMREIRRSGQFKRLTLSKKSKDELYQMAETFNEMIDLLEVNYEKQGQFVSNASHELKTPLTVIESYASLLKRRGREKPELFEESVHAIHSEAIRMKELIEQLLLLARNHPEWNVVMEEINLTSMIAGLTRSVERSYQRKIVLHAQNDIMIQTDVQKVKQLFYILMDNARKYSDDIITVSVELNERQAIVEIKDRGIGIPSAELELVFDRFYRVDQARTRKTGGFGLGLSLARDISEAIGATLQLESTEGMGTTARIILPLSPSQ, from the coding sequence ATGAAGCTAGGTAATAAGATTAATTTATATACAACTGTGATGTTTCTTTGTTTATTGATACTTTTAAATACGACAATTTATTTTACTTTCAGTAAGATGATGTATGGTAGTGAGCTAGAAAGGATAAATGCAGAGGTATTGCATGCACACAACGGTATAAGTCAACAACCTGTTACTGATATTCTACGTGCCTATATGCCGATTGACGGAATGTTGCAAGTTGTAAATGGAAATGGACGAACTATCGCAGCTGTTGTAGATCCGGATCAACAATATTTACGAGAGATAAACGTCATTTTCTATCAGAAACAGGTAAAGGAAATTGTACAACATAATGGAGTGTCTCATGCATTTGTCGCCATTCCTATTATTTGGAGTAACGGGGAAATTGCTGATCTTCAAGTGACAAGGAGTTTGCAACAAACAGATGAGATGATTCAAACCTTGCGGATCGTCTTATTCATTGTGACACTTTTGGCAACGATCCCTGTACTGATCTCTTCGAAACTATTGAGTAATTTAATTACATATCCAATCACTTCAATGATTCAAACGATGCGTGAGATTAGAAGAAGTGGGCAATTTAAAAGGTTGACATTGTCAAAGAAATCAAAGGACGAATTGTATCAAATGGCTGAAACATTTAATGAAATGATAGATTTATTGGAAGTGAATTATGAGAAACAGGGACAATTTGTCTCTAATGCCTCTCACGAATTAAAAACACCACTAACAGTAATTGAATCTTACGCCTCCTTATTAAAAAGAAGAGGTCGTGAAAAACCTGAACTATTTGAAGAATCTGTTCACGCTATTCATTCTGAAGCAATACGTATGAAGGAGTTGATAGAACAATTGTTATTACTTGCAAGGAATCATCCTGAGTGGAATGTCGTGATGGAGGAAATAAACCTTACCTCAATGATTGCAGGACTGACCCGTTCGGTTGAAAGGTCCTATCAACGTAAAATTGTGTTACATGCTCAGAATGATATTATGATCCAAACTGATGTGCAGAAGGTAAAACAATTGTTTTATATTTTGATGGATAATGCCAGGAAGTATAGCGACGATATCATTACAGTTAGCGTTGAATTAAATGAAAGACAAGCGATTGTGGAAATCAAAGATCGTGGAATTGGAATACCTTCTGCAGAACTAGAACTGGTATTCGACCGCTTTTATCGTGTAGACCAAGCAAGGACTAGAAAAACAGGTGGGTTTGGCCTCGGATTATCTTTAGCACGTGATATTTCAGAAGCAATTGGAGCAACTCTCCAGCTAGAAAGTACAGAAGGAATGGGCACAACAGCAAGAATTATTCTTCCACTTTCTCCTTCTCAGTGA
- a CDS encoding GNAT family N-acetyltransferase, whose translation MTIKWEEITLHNQEYLNQLFDLYDNTFPIEVREPHKIFLNGLQYAVDRKPNNFHNLIGLDGNRVVSFATGHYLADVNAGFIVYIATDPNVRSKGLGSHTLLKIEELLNNDAVNAGYKAIKTVVLETESIEWVQTYEEKQDCLKRYKFFDRNNYQRADSLLYLQPPLHPEESEVPLYLYGKNLIHTNISQAELQNIVRAIYNEKYLRVNEIDQIVLTNCLRKMKIES comes from the coding sequence ATGACAATCAAATGGGAAGAAATAACGTTACATAATCAAGAATACTTGAACCAACTATTTGATTTATACGATAACACTTTTCCAATTGAAGTAAGGGAACCTCACAAGATCTTTCTAAATGGTCTCCAATATGCAGTAGATAGAAAACCAAATAATTTCCACAATTTAATAGGTTTGGACGGTAACAGAGTTGTCTCATTTGCAACAGGACACTATTTAGCAGATGTGAATGCAGGATTTATTGTGTATATCGCTACTGATCCCAATGTCCGAAGTAAAGGGCTAGGCTCCCATACATTATTGAAGATTGAAGAATTATTGAATAATGATGCAGTAAACGCTGGGTACAAGGCAATCAAAACCGTTGTTTTAGAAACCGAATCCATCGAGTGGGTTCAGACTTATGAAGAAAAACAGGATTGCCTGAAGAGATATAAATTCTTTGATAGAAACAATTATCAAAGGGCTGATTCGTTGTTATATCTCCAACCTCCATTGCATCCTGAAGAATCAGAAGTACCTTTATATTTATATGGTAAAAATCTCATACATACCAATATCAGTCAGGCTGAACTTCAAAATATAGTCCGGGCTATATACAATGAAAAATATTTACGTGTTAATGAGATTGATCAAATCGTTCTGACAAATTGCCTTAGAAAGATGAAGATAGAATCGTAG
- a CDS encoding peptidase M4, with protein sequence MSAEEATNKVQELYNGKIVSVTEETNAYRISLERETGMYDVMIDRESGDITQITRDEIEKPHSPTPDESAPNPEQSVKQLSEEEVIAIALGKVNGEIDEIELEQSGGLTYYLVEINVEDKEEATIQINSITGEVISITWDD encoded by the coding sequence GTGTCGGCAGAGGAGGCAACGAATAAAGTCCAAGAGCTATATAATGGAAAAATCGTTAGTGTTACAGAAGAAACCAACGCATATCGAATTTCACTCGAGCGGGAAACAGGAATGTATGATGTCATGATTGACCGTGAATCAGGTGACATTACTCAGATAACAAGAGATGAAATAGAGAAACCTCATTCTCCAACTCCGGATGAATCTGCACCCAATCCTGAACAATCAGTGAAACAATTAAGTGAAGAGGAAGTCATTGCAATAGCATTGGGTAAAGTGAATGGAGAAATAGATGAAATTGAATTAGAACAATCAGGGGGATTAACGTATTACCTAGTTGAAATCAATGTTGAAGACAAAGAGGAAGCAACGATACAAATTAATTCAATTACAGGGGAAGTAATATCTATTACTTGGGATGACTAG
- a CDS encoding helix-turn-helix domain-containing protein, with the protein MLQKFGFSQYESKVFEVLASSEEPLDATKIVKYSGVPKSKVYEVLSRMIEKGMVLDSLTEKKKLYTALPLALVIEKLTTEFQDNVEQIKKKSYKRTFVDEHVWSLKVDSSIQAQTKQLLQEAKKSIKMSAWKDDMLGYIPLLQEKEATGVDVEVLIVGELETTLSNVQTLLPAKEHQSLEQFRLLIVDEKEVIFAGVEQQSWQALKTMSKPFIKVFTEFFYHDVALAKITGKHSDTLMKDEEIRSILMKLRY; encoded by the coding sequence ATGCTACAAAAATTTGGTTTTTCACAATATGAAAGTAAAGTTTTCGAGGTCCTTGCTTCTAGTGAGGAACCTTTGGATGCTACAAAAATCGTCAAATATTCAGGAGTTCCAAAATCAAAAGTATACGAAGTACTTTCACGCATGATTGAAAAAGGGATGGTACTCGATTCTTTAACCGAGAAGAAAAAGTTATATACAGCATTGCCATTAGCACTCGTTATTGAAAAGCTAACGACCGAGTTTCAAGATAATGTTGAGCAAATAAAGAAAAAAAGCTATAAACGGACCTTTGTTGATGAACATGTGTGGAGTCTCAAAGTGGATTCCTCCATTCAGGCACAGACAAAACAGTTGCTTCAAGAAGCAAAAAAATCAATTAAGATGTCTGCATGGAAAGATGACATGCTCGGCTATATTCCTCTTCTCCAAGAAAAAGAGGCGACCGGTGTTGATGTGGAGGTCCTCATCGTAGGAGAACTAGAAACAACCCTATCAAATGTACAAACTCTATTACCCGCCAAAGAACATCAATCATTAGAGCAATTTCGCTTACTTATTGTAGATGAAAAAGAAGTTATTTTTGCGGGGGTGGAGCAGCAGTCTTGGCAAGCTCTTAAGACGATGTCCAAACCATTTATTAAGGTCTTCACGGAATTCTTTTATCATGATGTTGCCCTCGCGAAAATTACGGGAAAACATTCTGACACCCTAATGAAGGATGAAGAAATTCGAAGCATCCTGATGAAATTGCGATACTAA
- a CDS encoding GGDEF domain-containing protein — MSRIYLISSNMVTKRDSLKDDVGGSSMKGITTIRSPFYLCIPVVLLFLLVVPDSSLAKADDDWNLDAIEEQLFTEDGHKEIVKQFDSEREALKKSNQALFSYLEGIRFVTQNNLEKANQHFLDAADASKDREQLDIEVAALKQLVLLADYYGDSGSLIEYGSRLEEIAISTDDTETQMYANYIISLSFYYITNDEKAIEYLEKMLLLANAQENIMYQAIYKTVNGNILLSYQENEKALSLYEEAGEMYKKIKTNEGKQLERMNASAILIAKSKLKQGNQDNLQKEMEQLIHFFSNKYHETINKGYLYTSKGLIEQEYEQYQDAVKSFERVKELTGDITHIDNHLDPYRFVNINLAQAYYSNGEYRQAADLYMAVSERDENAESFISYDQMTSKVREFTEKELKDQIGTLTALKEEQKKSLFQQRIILGAFILGILVVTRAFFVKRREHRIVNNLKNSLYVQSITDGLTGVYNRKRIFELLHAQEYDCVVALVDIDNFKTINDTYGYLFGDEVIRQVVQTIQSSIRQDDEMGRYGGEEFLLILKNSDIENALPIFERIRKNVEELKWEHEDFTTTISIGVAMKSNMEAEEIFRRVDDLVHEAKRSGKNKVIYTECEAGSL, encoded by the coding sequence TTGAGTAGGATTTATTTAATTTCTAGCAACATGGTTACGAAAAGAGACTCACTTAAAGATGATGTAGGGGGAAGCAGCATGAAAGGCATCACGACAATTAGGAGCCCTTTCTATTTATGTATACCGGTTGTTCTATTATTTTTATTAGTGGTTCCTGATTCCTCCTTGGCAAAGGCTGATGATGATTGGAATCTCGACGCGATAGAAGAACAACTTTTTACCGAAGATGGACATAAGGAAATCGTGAAACAGTTCGATAGTGAACGAGAAGCATTAAAGAAATCTAATCAGGCTTTGTTCAGTTATTTAGAGGGAATTCGTTTTGTTACCCAAAACAACTTAGAAAAGGCCAATCAGCATTTCCTAGATGCAGCTGACGCTAGCAAAGATCGCGAGCAACTAGATATAGAAGTAGCGGCATTAAAGCAGCTAGTATTGTTGGCTGACTATTATGGAGACAGTGGTAGTTTGATAGAGTACGGTTCTCGCTTAGAAGAAATTGCAATTAGTACGGATGATACTGAAACCCAAATGTATGCAAACTATATAATTTCTCTATCTTTTTACTATATTACGAACGATGAAAAAGCTATTGAATATCTAGAAAAGATGCTGTTGTTAGCCAATGCACAGGAAAATATCATGTACCAGGCAATCTATAAAACGGTAAATGGAAACATACTTCTCTCGTATCAGGAAAATGAGAAAGCCCTATCCTTATATGAAGAAGCGGGCGAGATGTATAAAAAGATAAAAACAAATGAAGGTAAGCAGCTTGAGCGAATGAACGCATCAGCAATCTTAATTGCTAAGAGTAAGCTGAAGCAAGGAAATCAAGATAACTTACAAAAAGAGATGGAGCAATTAATTCATTTCTTCTCGAATAAATACCACGAGACTATAAATAAAGGCTATTTATACACAAGTAAAGGACTCATTGAACAAGAGTATGAACAGTATCAAGATGCTGTCAAAAGTTTTGAAAGAGTGAAAGAACTGACAGGGGACATTACTCATATTGACAATCATCTTGATCCGTATCGGTTTGTAAATATTAATCTAGCACAGGCATACTATTCAAATGGTGAATACAGACAGGCAGCAGATTTATACATGGCAGTGTCAGAAAGGGATGAAAATGCAGAATCCTTCATTAGCTATGATCAAATGACATCCAAGGTGAGAGAATTTACAGAGAAGGAATTGAAAGACCAAATTGGTACATTAACAGCACTAAAGGAAGAACAAAAGAAATCACTATTTCAACAGCGAATCATACTCGGTGCTTTTATTTTAGGAATTCTGGTAGTCACCAGAGCCTTTTTCGTAAAACGAAGAGAACATCGTATTGTTAATAACTTAAAAAATTCCTTATATGTCCAATCGATTACAGACGGTTTGACAGGTGTATATAATAGGAAGAGAATTTTTGAACTGTTGCATGCTCAGGAATATGACTGTGTAGTTGCACTTGTTGATATTGATAATTTTAAAACGATTAATGATACGTATGGCTATTTATTCGGAGACGAAGTCATTCGACAGGTCGTACAGACAATACAATCATCAATCAGACAAGATGATGAAATGGGTAGATACGGTGGAGAAGAGTTTTTATTAATCTTAAAAAATAGTGACATTGAAAATGCTCTTCCAATCTTTGAACGTATTCGTAAAAATGTAGAAGAGCTGAAGTGGGAACACGAAGACTTCACAACCACTATTAGCATTGGTGTCGCAATGAAATCAAATATGGAAGCTGAAGAAATATTCAGAAGAGTTGACGATCTTGTCCATGAAGCAAAGAGATCTGGTAAAAACAAAGTTATTTATACTGAATGTGAGGCAGGAAGTCTATAG
- a CDS encoding response regulator transcription factor — protein sequence MDKQKILIIEDEEKIARVLELELSFEGYEVGKALDGYAGLRLFLEKSWDLILLDVMLPGLSGIELLRRFRSKSPNTKVIILSAKGSVEDKVSGLDLGANDYITKPFEMEELLARIRASLRTRSVEDTAVTQEWFMVGELKLNEVTREVMMGNQSIELTPREFNLLAYLMKHTKQVLNREQLLNGVWGYDYYGDTNIVDVYIRYLRNKIDKPFGKNLIHTLRGVGYVIKDTK from the coding sequence ATGGATAAACAGAAAATCCTGATTATTGAAGATGAGGAGAAGATTGCACGAGTGCTAGAGTTAGAGCTCTCATTTGAAGGATATGAAGTAGGTAAAGCACTAGATGGATATGCTGGCCTTCGACTTTTTCTAGAAAAAAGCTGGGATTTAATATTGTTAGATGTTATGCTTCCCGGACTTAGTGGAATCGAACTACTTCGCAGGTTCAGATCAAAATCACCAAATACAAAAGTGATTATTCTCTCAGCGAAGGGTTCAGTTGAGGATAAAGTATCAGGATTAGACCTGGGAGCGAATGATTACATAACGAAACCATTTGAAATGGAAGAACTACTTGCTAGGATCCGAGCTAGCTTAAGAACCCGTTCAGTTGAAGATACGGCAGTTACTCAAGAATGGTTCATGGTTGGAGAGCTGAAATTAAATGAAGTGACACGTGAAGTCATGATGGGGAATCAGAGCATAGAACTGACACCGAGAGAGTTTAATTTACTTGCCTATTTAATGAAGCATACGAAACAGGTTTTAAATCGTGAGCAATTACTTAATGGAGTTTGGGGATATGATTATTATGGTGATACCAATATTGTAGATGTGTACATTCGGTATTTGAGAAATAAAATTGACAAGCCCTTTGGAAAAAATCTAATACATACACTTCGAGGTGTCGGCTATGTCATTAAGGATACAAAATGA
- a CDS encoding MFS transporter yields MDKRVYLLTIVSFIVGLVELIIGGILDLISNDLGVSLGRIGFLITVFSLVYAISAPILLTITSKVERKKLTLFALLVFFLGNGVAVISTSYSMLMIARVIAAASGSLLVVLCVTIASNIVAEKYRARAIGVVFMGVSASLVLGVPIGLMLGNAFGWRAPFIMISILTLLSMAGVFFFMGKIDPKPSIPIWKQLQTLKNRKILFAQLTSFLFLAGHLTLYGYLTPFLKMELGLNGTWVSIVYLIFGIAAVMGGGFGGLLADRFGSGRTILFVTIAFGISIFAIPHVTFAIPLFLIVLVIWSMLSWAITPAMQSYLIESSPETSDIQQSLNNSALHFGIAFGSFVGGMVIERAQPNVNATVGGFFIIFALLTAVISMSKGRKETVTIATNNELN; encoded by the coding sequence ATGGATAAACGTGTATACCTATTAACGATTGTTTCGTTTATAGTAGGTTTGGTTGAATTAATTATAGGTGGAATATTAGATCTAATATCGAACGACTTAGGAGTCAGTCTTGGAAGAATAGGTTTTCTAATTACCGTATTTTCCCTAGTGTATGCTATTTCAGCTCCTATTCTTTTGACGATAACGTCTAAAGTTGAACGGAAAAAACTCACTTTATTTGCATTACTCGTATTCTTTCTAGGAAATGGAGTTGCAGTCATTAGTACATCGTATAGTATGTTAATGATTGCCCGTGTAATTGCTGCAGCAAGTGGATCTTTACTGGTTGTGTTATGTGTCACAATCGCTTCTAATATTGTGGCTGAAAAATATCGTGCTCGTGCCATTGGTGTTGTATTTATGGGTGTTAGTGCATCACTTGTGTTAGGCGTTCCGATTGGCTTAATGCTGGGAAATGCCTTCGGCTGGCGTGCTCCGTTTATTATGATTTCCATTTTGACCCTGCTTTCAATGGCAGGCGTGTTTTTCTTTATGGGTAAAATTGACCCGAAACCGTCAATACCGATCTGGAAGCAATTACAGACATTGAAAAATCGAAAAATACTATTTGCTCAATTGACTTCCTTCTTATTTTTAGCAGGGCACTTAACATTGTATGGATATTTGACACCCTTTTTAAAAATGGAATTAGGACTAAATGGAACTTGGGTAAGCATTGTGTATTTAATCTTTGGTATCGCAGCCGTAATGGGCGGAGGATTTGGTGGACTCTTGGCAGATCGATTTGGCTCTGGCCGTACTATTTTGTTTGTAACCATCGCTTTTGGAATATCGATTTTTGCGATTCCTCATGTGACATTTGCGATTCCATTATTTCTTATCGTCCTTGTCATATGGAGTATGTTAAGCTGGGCAATCACACCTGCAATGCAGAGCTATTTAATTGAATCATCACCGGAAACGTCTGATATTCAACAAAGCTTGAACAATTCAGCCCTGCACTTTGGGATTGCGTTTGGCTCATTTGTAGGTGGAATGGTCATCGAGCGAGCACAGCCTAATGTTAACGCAACCGTTGGTGGTTTCTTTATTATTTTTGCTCTGTTAACTGCTGTAATCTCAATGTCTAAAGGGAGAAAAGAGACTGTGACCATCGCAACCAATAATGAATTAAATTAA